The Akkermansia sp. N21116 genome includes a region encoding these proteins:
- a CDS encoding DUF2157 domain-containing protein, with product MITSEDIQELQDKGLITPEQARNIALAYGFVSAQPTIDQEKDTETEQADPILSSDLQTTRRDDTQSLLKKTTAESPSSPQVPLAKPESMPRKQVNYLAILFATLGGLLTLGGISTLAVTYWWDIPAWIKLLGAILVMYAFWGVGFYFREFRKTAVKTGYACCMVGACMWGVCNKLFAYLYHVSTLPSNGVLTFLIGILPFPWIIRLRGLFLLFVASCFLWAGLIIYENPGTPSTYFLIPGMSIAYSGLGYLFKQPRLAGGAYRLYAPLANICGTWFFAAGYPLSVFYVPAWTPWSIACMLVPCILFIRASIRKNISTQAASLLSLLIFLILSFKNNLPEQSGVPILLHLLFLSLPLAMGLFIKLLQTAQDKDLRRITNAGIWLGVVTAMAIASFQYQWHHDPGALFISTGIRLPSFHLEHAITFPQILQYLILWIFPAIILKIGSKQKSFPNYALALSFIFILLTLLAPSLESGVMPTGSFGILALLLFVCLVIGWRHKFPLSIQSIALTAYILSSRALEGSALSLQHMLLLILPAFSMGVASLWHTDELTIGKRLLIQRIQSIALALISLDCLLLTNSRSSCIIESFHPLCLLFAAIPLLPFIVKPIYEANKNPRGNQASISAWLGEWSFSLVFAALYLCLLFVEQTASPILILVCWAIMAVRYRLLDNSRHASLLPPSVFFKGHMIRPLTSKQEIGWPLAMMGITSSGIIFSGIKGNPAAAIFLFILTLLPLTMCIGMAFRRSPVHSLTEKTIPGIVTTILVSVAICSQLYAPQTISSIVVHRPEILICLWGIALALSWFFRNRSVWNWCLVGLTVQICLIALPVTVIIGLFLTLCIPVVCGFRPVAKYAHLPVIFLIIVTLGQMNESPLVLLFTLIPITALYLSTRPASYSKKYLPIVLFALFLIGNLTILGMSHQPTAKLPHLAFMTSCSIPLLWVLRMGSNIISRREPRPDLATTIQYAAFVAGFIFLLYPMRGSFLFTSIIFILSSAYRILIINKLQSQTILLPITTGILAFALFDFTGELNKYTFGLPALICFLGFLSYSQLSRQKVIFTFSLFFIQLSLIQLWSNSETITTAHLGIAAVPLLVPCILFTSHAIQQGTGSIRSWGSMAYLLVIPLAFLIMQPSSPQNNLEIIQEIALGLWFTGIILVTFRDGSHRNLFNALFACLLMLPLMGSNFMSMVIGASQLMVSFCIAKNRNLSRSAIVWLGIGLFLAQLCCYKNIVRDRDIELSSIAVCCLPGIILFVQLKKWVPKLEYSRTLLFSLAMIATASAAPVLPPFGVMLILVFSGASSIISGLHLARASIINCGVILIALVAASLAINLLDSLNQKGLGLLICGLTLLGLAYITERTRRSLINRIHPSSPQ from the coding sequence ATGATTACCTCCGAAGACATCCAGGAACTTCAGGACAAAGGGTTAATCACCCCTGAACAGGCCCGGAACATTGCCCTAGCTTACGGTTTCGTTTCCGCACAACCGACAATTGATCAAGAAAAGGATACTGAGACAGAACAGGCAGATCCCATCCTTTCCTCCGACCTCCAAACCACCCGGAGAGACGATACACAGTCGCTCCTGAAAAAAACAACGGCAGAGTCCCCTTCCTCCCCTCAGGTTCCTCTCGCCAAGCCCGAATCCATGCCTCGGAAGCAGGTCAATTACCTGGCAATCCTTTTCGCCACGCTGGGAGGATTACTCACTCTGGGAGGCATCTCAACTCTTGCCGTCACGTATTGGTGGGATATCCCGGCATGGATCAAGCTCCTGGGAGCTATCCTCGTGATGTATGCTTTCTGGGGAGTGGGATTCTACTTCCGTGAATTCAGGAAAACGGCAGTTAAAACCGGGTATGCCTGCTGCATGGTCGGAGCCTGTATGTGGGGTGTCTGCAACAAATTGTTTGCTTATCTGTACCACGTATCCACTCTGCCATCCAATGGGGTTTTGACCTTCCTGATAGGCATTCTTCCCTTTCCCTGGATCATCCGTCTCCGAGGATTATTCCTACTGTTCGTCGCCTCATGTTTTCTGTGGGCAGGGCTCATTATTTACGAAAACCCCGGGACACCGTCGACCTATTTCCTCATTCCGGGGATGTCCATAGCCTATTCCGGACTGGGCTATCTGTTCAAGCAACCACGCCTGGCCGGAGGAGCCTACCGGCTTTACGCCCCCCTGGCAAATATCTGCGGTACGTGGTTTTTCGCAGCAGGCTATCCACTAAGCGTATTTTATGTCCCGGCATGGACACCGTGGAGCATTGCCTGCATGCTGGTTCCCTGCATTCTGTTCATCCGGGCATCCATACGCAAAAACATATCGACCCAGGCAGCATCCCTATTGTCGCTGCTGATATTCCTCATCCTGTCTTTCAAGAATAATCTTCCGGAACAATCCGGAGTTCCCATCCTCCTGCATTTGCTGTTCTTGAGCCTGCCGCTCGCCATGGGCCTTTTCATCAAACTCCTGCAAACGGCACAAGACAAGGACTTGCGAAGAATCACGAACGCAGGCATCTGGCTGGGCGTGGTCACAGCCATGGCAATAGCTTCCTTCCAGTACCAATGGCACCATGATCCCGGCGCCTTATTCATCTCCACAGGAATCAGACTTCCATCGTTCCACCTGGAACATGCCATCACCTTCCCCCAAATACTCCAATATCTCATCCTGTGGATATTCCCGGCCATCATCCTGAAAATAGGAAGCAAACAAAAATCCTTCCCCAACTATGCCCTGGCTCTTTCCTTCATATTTATCTTGCTGACTCTGCTGGCTCCTTCACTGGAATCGGGAGTCATGCCGACTGGTAGTTTCGGAATTCTGGCACTGTTGCTTTTCGTCTGTCTTGTCATAGGATGGAGGCACAAATTTCCACTTTCAATCCAGTCCATCGCTCTTACGGCCTACATTCTGAGCTCCCGGGCGCTGGAAGGATCCGCACTGTCCCTCCAGCACATGCTGCTCCTGATCCTGCCCGCGTTCTCCATGGGGGTTGCAAGCCTATGGCATACGGACGAACTGACCATTGGCAAACGCCTTCTCATCCAAAGGATCCAGAGCATCGCACTAGCCTTGATTTCCCTGGATTGCCTCCTTCTCACCAATAGCAGAAGCTCATGCATCATCGAATCATTCCACCCGCTGTGCCTCCTGTTCGCGGCAATCCCCCTCCTCCCCTTTATTGTCAAACCCATCTATGAAGCGAATAAGAATCCCCGGGGAAACCAGGCAAGCATCTCCGCATGGCTGGGAGAATGGAGTTTCTCCCTCGTTTTCGCGGCGCTTTACCTCTGCCTCCTCTTCGTCGAACAAACAGCATCCCCGATTCTCATCCTCGTTTGCTGGGCCATAATGGCTGTACGGTACCGCCTCCTCGACAACTCAAGGCATGCGAGCCTCCTACCGCCCTCCGTATTTTTCAAGGGACACATGATACGCCCCCTCACCAGCAAACAGGAGATCGGCTGGCCGCTGGCCATGATGGGAATCACATCGTCAGGCATTATCTTTTCCGGAATCAAGGGGAATCCGGCGGCAGCAATCTTTCTATTCATCCTGACGCTTCTTCCTCTGACCATGTGCATCGGCATGGCCTTCCGCAGATCCCCTGTACACTCTCTCACGGAGAAAACCATCCCCGGCATCGTGACAACCATCCTTGTCTCAGTTGCCATCTGCTCGCAATTATACGCCCCGCAAACCATCTCATCCATTGTCGTCCACCGTCCCGAGATCCTCATCTGCCTTTGGGGTATCGCCCTGGCGCTCTCCTGGTTCTTCCGCAACCGCTCCGTATGGAACTGGTGCCTAGTCGGACTGACAGTACAAATCTGCCTCATCGCGCTGCCTGTTACAGTGATCATCGGCCTATTCCTGACACTCTGTATCCCGGTCGTATGCGGATTTCGCCCCGTTGCCAAGTACGCCCATCTGCCCGTTATTTTCCTTATCATCGTAACTCTTGGGCAAATGAATGAAAGTCCCCTCGTCCTGCTCTTTACCCTGATTCCGATAACCGCCCTATATCTATCGACCCGACCCGCATCCTACAGTAAAAAATATCTTCCGATCGTCCTTTTTGCCCTTTTTCTCATCGGCAACCTCACCATCCTCGGGATGTCTCATCAGCCCACAGCCAAACTCCCCCACCTCGCCTTCATGACATCATGCAGCATCCCCCTTCTGTGGGTGCTACGCATGGGCTCCAATATCATCTCTCGCCGCGAACCCAGGCCGGACCTAGCCACGACCATCCAATATGCGGCATTCGTTGCAGGATTCATCTTTCTCCTTTATCCCATGAGAGGAAGTTTCCTGTTCACATCTATAATATTCATCTTGTCTTCCGCATATAGAATATTAATAATCAACAAGCTACAATCACAAACCATTCTTCTTCCCATTACGACAGGAATCCTTGCATTCGCCCTGTTTGATTTCACCGGAGAGCTCAACAAGTATACTTTCGGCCTGCCTGCACTCATCTGTTTTCTAGGCTTTCTAAGTTATTCCCAGCTTAGCAGGCAAAAAGTTATTTTCACATTTTCCCTGTTCTTCATTCAGCTCTCCCTGATACAATTGTGGTCGAATTCCGAAACTATTACCACCGCCCATCTTGGAATCGCCGCCGTACCACTTCTCGTTCCCTGCATCCTGTTCACCTCGCATGCCATACAGCAAGGCACCGGGTCCATTCGGTCCTGGGGAAGCATGGCCTACCTTCTGGTCATTCCTCTTGCCTTCCTTATCATGCAGCCTTCATCCCCCCAAAACAATCTGGAGATCATCCAAGAAATCGCCTTGGGGCTCTGGTTCACAGGCATCATACTCGTCACCTTTCGGGACGGTAGCCACAGAAATTTATTCAACGCTCTCTTTGCTTGCCTCCTGATGCTGCCCCTTATGGGAAGCAACTTCATGTCCATGGTCATCGGCGCTTCCCAACTCATGGTTTCTTTCTGTATCGCAAAAAACAGGAACCTGTCGCGCAGCGCCATCGTCTGGTTGGGGATCGGCCTCTTTCTGGCACAGCTTTGCTGTTACAAAAACATTGTTAGAGACAGAGACATCGAGCTATCCAGCATTGCAGTCTGCTGTCTGCCCGGGATTATTCTATTCGTTCAGCTCAAAAAATGGGTGCCGAAACTGGAGTATTCGAGAACACTTCTCTTCAGCCTTGCCATGATCGCCACAGCATCCGCTGCTCCCGTCCTGCCACCTTTTGGCGTCATGCTCATCCTGGTCTTCAGCGGAGCGTCATCCATCATCAGCGGACTTCACCTGGCAAGGGCATCCATCATCAATTGCGGAGTTATTCTCATTGCCCTGGTTGCAGCCTCTCTCGCCATCAACCTGCTGGACTCATTGAACCAGAAAGGGCTAGGACTCCTCATCTGCGGCCTAACCCTGCTAGGACTCGCCTACATCACCGAACGGACACGGCGTTCACTCATCAACCGTATCCACCCCTCCTCCCCCCAATAA
- a CDS encoding efflux RND transporter permease subunit: MNTLVAFCLNNRITVLILTAALAAISLFVAKNIPVDVFPELKVPRVTIQTEAGGLSAEEVEQYVTIPIESAMNGTAGVKSVRSSSGAGLSFVWVDFDWNMDIYLARQIIAERLAAIRSSLPEGCDPEMAPIVSVTGEIMLIALWGDKDVSQLDLRQIAEYKLRNRLLAIPGVGQVTVLGGRLPEYQVVYKPDRLKQAGVTVNDLKEAVAQSQSSIPAGYLEDVAGQEVPIQQQTRIADPEQIRRTLIPSHPSGVLKVEDVADVTIDGAPRRGNAGFMGKDAVVLSVQKVPGANTLKLTAALDKAVQEFSKSQLPPGMHITEEAYRQADFIDMSLKNGTETLFSVGLVVVIVILLTLLNIRTALITLITMPLSVLFALLFFPVCGLAINIMTLGGLAVAVGDVVDNAIIFVEIAWRYLERNAALPETERKSRFEVVMQAKQEILGSINYSTLIILLVFAPVLFLSGLEGQFFQPLGIAYLLALIASLVVAITLVPTLCLMFFKPRKNRKEGSGNEDTISVKLIKRIYQPVLAFSLKRSKIVCSIMAIITILSLWLASTFGTSFLPPFNEDCYTVFVNTVPGTSLAETERISGKVMDDIKEIPGVITVTQRTGRAENDEHAEPVSASELLVRVDLGFDQKELYKNIKKTIDGIPGTSAMIGYPLAHRISAALSGSNSDIAINIYGQDLPQIRQAAKKAKEILDSLPEVADARSNREVMVDTARIDYNQEALSHYGLTVADAAEQVSTALNGQKIGEVIKNQDHWNIVMRLDPSIKTTMEDIKNLELLAPNGKSVRLRNVAQVYREEVTNLILRDNTMRKAMISCNPAKDSNLGDLAKACRAKLDPAMNALGCTVDYDGTIKARESASERLLILGIVVMVLIVLLLSTALGSVRRAMLTLVNVPLCLVGGIIAVFVVSPGTITSVFHGTYIPPILSVASIVGFVTVIGFAIRSGLILLNRYRDLEHAGYTIDQAIFKGSLERVVPIIMTSLTTILALLPLIWAIDKPGGELLGPLAIVQFGGLTTATLLNLIIIPATAKIFSRWIRQRREDLEEK; encoded by the coding sequence ATGAATACTCTGGTTGCTTTTTGCCTTAACAACAGAATCACCGTCCTGATCCTGACGGCAGCCCTGGCTGCCATCTCCCTGTTCGTGGCCAAGAATATCCCTGTAGATGTCTTCCCCGAATTGAAAGTTCCCCGTGTCACCATCCAAACCGAAGCCGGCGGCCTTTCTGCCGAAGAAGTGGAACAATACGTCACGATCCCCATCGAATCCGCCATGAATGGCACCGCCGGAGTCAAGAGCGTCCGCTCGTCCTCCGGTGCCGGGCTCTCTTTCGTCTGGGTTGACTTTGACTGGAACATGGACATCTACCTCGCCCGGCAGATCATCGCCGAACGCCTGGCGGCCATCCGCTCATCACTCCCCGAAGGATGCGATCCGGAGATGGCCCCCATTGTTTCCGTCACAGGGGAAATCATGCTCATTGCCCTGTGGGGAGACAAAGACGTCTCCCAACTGGATCTACGCCAGATAGCCGAATACAAGCTCCGCAACCGCCTGCTGGCCATCCCGGGAGTAGGGCAGGTTACTGTCCTTGGCGGACGCCTGCCCGAATACCAGGTCGTGTACAAGCCGGATCGTCTGAAACAGGCAGGAGTCACCGTCAACGATCTCAAAGAAGCCGTTGCCCAATCCCAGTCATCCATCCCGGCCGGATATCTGGAAGATGTAGCCGGGCAGGAAGTCCCCATCCAGCAACAGACGCGCATTGCCGATCCGGAACAGATTCGACGCACGCTCATCCCTTCCCACCCATCGGGAGTTCTCAAAGTTGAAGACGTAGCCGATGTCACCATCGACGGTGCTCCACGCCGGGGCAATGCCGGCTTCATGGGGAAGGATGCCGTTGTCCTCTCCGTTCAAAAAGTCCCCGGAGCCAACACCCTAAAATTGACGGCAGCCCTCGACAAGGCAGTTCAGGAATTCTCTAAAAGCCAGCTTCCTCCGGGAATGCACATCACGGAAGAAGCCTACCGCCAGGCAGACTTCATCGATATGTCTCTGAAAAACGGAACGGAAACGCTTTTTTCCGTCGGTCTCGTCGTAGTCATCGTCATCCTGCTTACCTTGTTAAACATTAGGACAGCCTTGATTACGCTCATAACCATGCCGTTGTCCGTCCTCTTTGCCCTGCTCTTCTTCCCGGTGTGCGGCCTGGCCATCAACATCATGACCCTGGGCGGCCTGGCCGTAGCAGTCGGAGATGTTGTTGACAACGCCATCATCTTTGTGGAAATCGCCTGGCGTTACCTGGAACGCAATGCTGCTCTGCCCGAAACCGAACGCAAGAGCAGATTCGAAGTTGTCATGCAAGCCAAACAGGAAATCCTCGGCTCCATCAACTACTCCACGCTCATCATCCTGCTGGTGTTCGCTCCGGTATTGTTCCTCTCCGGCTTGGAAGGTCAGTTCTTCCAGCCTCTGGGCATCGCCTATCTTCTGGCTCTCATCGCCTCTCTCGTCGTAGCAATCACCCTCGTTCCCACCTTGTGCCTCATGTTCTTCAAACCCCGCAAGAACCGGAAGGAAGGATCCGGAAACGAGGACACCATCAGCGTCAAACTTATCAAGAGGATCTACCAGCCTGTTCTGGCCTTCTCCCTGAAACGCTCCAAAATCGTCTGTTCCATCATGGCGATCATCACTATACTGTCCCTGTGGCTGGCCAGTACGTTCGGTACCAGTTTCCTCCCCCCATTCAACGAAGACTGCTACACCGTCTTCGTCAACACCGTACCGGGCACCTCGCTGGCTGAAACGGAACGCATCTCGGGGAAAGTCATGGATGATATCAAAGAGATTCCCGGAGTCATTACCGTCACTCAGCGGACGGGCCGAGCCGAAAACGATGAGCACGCCGAACCCGTCAGCGCATCGGAACTTCTCGTCCGTGTCGATCTCGGCTTCGACCAGAAGGAACTCTACAAGAACATCAAAAAGACTATTGACGGCATCCCCGGCACCAGTGCCATGATCGGCTACCCGCTGGCACACCGCATTAGTGCCGCCTTGTCTGGCTCCAACTCGGACATCGCTATCAACATCTACGGACAAGACCTCCCCCAGATACGACAGGCAGCCAAAAAGGCCAAGGAAATCCTCGATTCATTGCCGGAAGTCGCCGATGCCCGCTCGAACCGCGAAGTCATGGTAGATACCGCCCGCATCGACTACAACCAGGAAGCCCTGTCACACTACGGTTTGACGGTTGCCGATGCCGCCGAACAAGTCTCCACGGCACTCAACGGTCAAAAAATCGGCGAAGTCATCAAAAACCAGGACCACTGGAACATCGTCATGCGTCTTGATCCATCCATCAAAACAACCATGGAGGATATCAAGAATCTGGAACTCCTCGCCCCCAACGGTAAGAGTGTCCGTCTACGCAACGTTGCCCAAGTATACCGGGAAGAAGTCACCAATCTCATTCTACGCGATAATACCATGCGGAAGGCCATGATCTCCTGCAACCCCGCCAAGGACTCCAACCTCGGAGACTTGGCCAAGGCTTGCCGGGCCAAGCTGGATCCCGCCATGAACGCCTTGGGCTGTACGGTCGATTATGACGGTACGATCAAGGCAAGGGAATCCGCCTCGGAGCGCCTTCTGATCCTCGGCATCGTCGTTATGGTGCTAATTGTCCTCCTGCTCTCCACCGCACTGGGCAGCGTCCGCCGCGCCATGTTGACACTGGTAAATGTTCCGTTGTGCCTCGTCGGCGGCATCATTGCTGTTTTCGTCGTTTCACCGGGAACAATCACCTCGGTCTTCCACGGCACCTACATTCCTCCGATCCTCTCGGTCGCATCCATCGTGGGCTTTGTGACGGTCATTGGTTTCGCCATTCGAAGCGGTCTGATCCTGTTGAACCGTTACCGTGACCTGGAGCATGCAGGATATACCATCGATCAAGCCATCTTCAAGGGATCCCTCGAACGTGTCGTTCCGATCATCATGACCTCCCTGACAACGATTCTTGCCTTGCTTCCTTTGATCTGGGCCATTGACAAACCCGGAGGCGAATTGCTCGGCCCCCTGGCCATCGTCCAGTTCGGCGGATTGACGACAGCCACCCTGCTCAACCTGATCATCATTCCGGCCACAGCCAAAATCTTCTCCCGCTGGATCCGGCAGCGCCGTGAAGACCTGGAAGAAAAATAA
- a CDS encoding efflux RND transporter periplasmic adaptor subunit — protein MNISRLIFNSCLGMASILSLSTMVQAQNNHPTEPLPAKEQPHKHIDGEDHDHDHDHDHDHDHEADSKDDDHDHEASKGLADIVPVHIDAKAIHALDMKIEKVVAQPHAATKSYYGQLEIPPSAVQTFSLPSSGRVIPHVQSAQKVKKGDVLYTLESPDIVDLAGKVRDAEASLKRAEAELLTLSARRDQLEKIGTRNSELDTSIRFKEAEIPGLRSTLETARNQFQIATSGGTMEGNLLVVRAPIDGSVQSVDTNHNAWEEQGVPILVMTEPGKLEFKATAYASDSLRHSAAHLVLTSPDGKKSIILNGTTRISAQINPENQTRTIYFVPDKVPTEAYAGQVARLELNEPADAREGFISVPNSAIVKVGINDVVFLRDKDDDDLFLMVKVETLPSRRGMTPVKGIKEGQLLVTQGGYELKYVLPEGNGPKKAAGHFHADGKFHEGEH, from the coding sequence ATGAACATTTCAAGATTAATCTTCAATTCCTGCCTGGGGATGGCAAGCATCCTCAGCCTCTCCACCATGGTCCAGGCACAAAACAACCATCCAACCGAACCGCTTCCCGCCAAGGAACAACCGCACAAGCATATCGATGGAGAAGACCACGACCACGACCACGACCACGACCACGACCACGATCATGAAGCCGACTCTAAGGATGACGACCACGACCATGAGGCCAGCAAGGGATTAGCCGACATCGTCCCCGTTCACATAGATGCCAAAGCCATCCATGCCCTCGACATGAAAATTGAAAAAGTCGTTGCGCAGCCTCATGCAGCCACTAAAAGCTACTACGGACAATTGGAAATTCCTCCCTCCGCCGTACAAACATTTTCCCTGCCTTCATCCGGCCGTGTAATCCCACATGTCCAATCCGCACAAAAGGTAAAAAAAGGAGATGTCCTCTACACTCTGGAATCACCCGACATTGTTGACTTAGCCGGTAAAGTCCGCGATGCGGAAGCCTCACTGAAACGGGCGGAAGCGGAACTCCTCACCCTGAGCGCTCGCCGCGACCAGCTCGAAAAAATCGGTACCCGCAACAGCGAACTGGATACCAGCATCCGTTTCAAGGAAGCGGAAATCCCCGGACTTCGTTCCACTCTGGAAACCGCCCGCAACCAATTCCAGATCGCCACCTCCGGCGGTACCATGGAAGGAAACCTTCTCGTTGTCCGGGCCCCCATTGACGGAAGTGTCCAATCCGTCGATACCAATCACAACGCCTGGGAGGAACAAGGTGTCCCCATCCTCGTCATGACGGAACCCGGCAAACTGGAATTCAAAGCAACAGCATATGCTTCCGACTCTCTCCGCCACTCGGCGGCACACCTGGTCCTAACTTCTCCCGACGGCAAAAAATCCATCATCCTCAATGGCACTACACGTATATCCGCCCAGATCAATCCGGAGAATCAGACCCGCACGATCTACTTCGTACCGGATAAAGTACCGACGGAAGCTTATGCAGGACAAGTTGCCCGTCTGGAACTGAATGAACCGGCAGACGCCCGGGAAGGGTTCATATCTGTCCCCAACAGCGCCATTGTCAAAGTCGGAATCAACGATGTCGTTTTTCTCCGTGACAAGGACGATGACGATCTCTTCCTCATGGTAAAGGTAGAAACGCTTCCTTCCCGCCGCGGCATGACTCCCGTCAAAGGCATCAAGGAAGGCCAGCTGCTCGTCACCCAAGGAGGATATGAACTCAAGTACGTCCTTCCGGAAGGCAACGGTCCCAAAAAGGCGGCCGGCCACTTCCATGCGGACGGAAAGTTCCATGAAGGCGAACACTAA
- a CDS encoding TolC family protein, with product MNTALLCLGAGAMTLLGSCVSYKDSPIDLVREEQTWKQQSLAVQGTKPLNLGKIQKIGLVLNADLNQARLKLAHSSNVAQQSGWWNDPSISFDAKQSLEDVSVINLDAGLAFTIPVTGIPSLEKKTAEQYKESDYWALRQAELTYLSTIEQEWKQLGIVRKRKELIAQRVREMKDEDARFSQLYKLGEIDAATRQLTTKNYNTAVRDLQTAEQDELAQRMSLIKQAGFHPAAASVFRLDTSCPMNVPKAVTVPSPGELVSSPQIKSGMAAYAADEIQLKTEIRRQFPELELGPAFTRDDGEKELGGSIGFNIPLWNHNRKAIAEAEGTRNSSRQATIALWRELLQNSRELAQEQQLVRSHCQDELNRLNLFSSNLVKLEQLYKIGETSLADLAEARQQVYESRISFLDSLSKLTRTQTSLRYLIPPSSLAR from the coding sequence ATGAACACAGCTCTATTATGCCTAGGCGCAGGAGCCATGACCCTGCTGGGATCATGCGTCTCCTACAAAGACTCCCCCATTGATCTGGTCCGGGAGGAACAAACCTGGAAGCAACAGTCGCTTGCCGTCCAGGGAACCAAACCGCTCAATCTTGGGAAAATTCAGAAAATCGGTCTCGTGTTGAATGCCGATCTCAATCAGGCAAGACTGAAACTGGCTCACAGCAGCAATGTCGCCCAACAATCCGGGTGGTGGAACGATCCCTCCATATCCTTTGACGCCAAACAATCGCTGGAGGACGTTTCCGTGATCAATCTGGATGCCGGATTGGCTTTCACCATTCCCGTCACCGGCATCCCCTCCTTGGAAAAGAAAACAGCCGAACAATACAAGGAATCCGATTACTGGGCCCTCCGTCAGGCAGAACTTACCTACCTCTCCACCATAGAGCAGGAATGGAAACAGCTCGGCATAGTTCGCAAGCGAAAAGAATTGATTGCACAACGAGTCCGCGAAATGAAGGATGAGGACGCCCGGTTTTCTCAACTTTACAAACTCGGGGAAATCGATGCGGCTACCCGGCAGCTTACCACGAAAAACTACAACACAGCCGTCAGAGACCTTCAAACGGCCGAACAGGATGAACTCGCCCAACGCATGTCCCTGATCAAGCAGGCGGGATTTCATCCTGCCGCCGCCTCAGTTTTCCGCCTGGATACTTCCTGCCCAATGAACGTTCCGAAAGCCGTAACCGTACCGAGTCCGGGAGAACTTGTCTCTTCCCCGCAAATCAAGAGCGGAATGGCGGCCTATGCAGCTGACGAAATCCAGCTCAAGACGGAAATCCGCAGGCAATTCCCCGAGCTGGAGTTAGGCCCGGCCTTCACTCGTGATGACGGAGAAAAAGAACTGGGTGGCAGCATCGGTTTCAACATTCCACTTTGGAACCACAATCGCAAGGCAATCGCCGAAGCGGAAGGCACGCGCAATTCCTCCCGCCAAGCTACCATCGCCCTCTGGAGGGAACTGTTGCAAAACTCCCGGGAACTCGCCCAGGAACAACAACTTGTCCGCAGCCATTGCCAGGATGAATTGAATCGTCTGAACCTCTTCTCCTCCAATCTGGTCAAACTGGAACAACTCTACAAGATCGGAGAAACAAGCCTGGCCGACCTCGCCGAAGCCCGTCAACAGGTCTATGAAAGCCGGATTTCTTTTCTCGACTCACTTTCCAAACTCACCCGTACACAGACATCCCTTCGTTATCTAATACCCCCGTCTTCCCTTGCCCGTTAA